Genomic segment of Odontesthes bonariensis isolate fOdoBon6 chromosome 10, fOdoBon6.hap1, whole genome shotgun sequence:
tctttagaagaccTGATGAGGGAGCACCCATACTGTGAGACAACGGGAACAAATCAGGCTCCTTCTCCTGTGACTTTCCTCAGCCCTACACTTGATATAACAAGTAAGAAAACGATGAGGATTATGCACACAAACAGGGTGAAATGAATACATATAAATGATAAATGTATTACCAGCACCCTTAGTTCCATTTTCTCTTCAGACTTTCGTATGCAGGTGAAGCTGTTGTATCACGGCCAGGTGGTGATGAAAGTGACCACCATGAGCCCAGATGGGTGTTTCATCCTCCAGGGCCGCGTTCCCTTGGGAAATGAACGAATCTATGGACCCTGCTCTGCCCAGCAGCTCTCCTTCCCTTCCCCCAGCTCAGTATCGCTGCCGTCCTCCTTGGCAGAAGCAATGAATCGTCTTCTTTGTCACCTGGAAAGGGGAGTGCTATTATGGGTGGCACCAGATGGGGTGTTCATTAAGCGCTTCTGCCAGGGCAGAGTGTTCTGGAGTGGTCCCATGGCTCAACAAACTGTCCAACCGAACAAACTGGATCGAGAAAAGACATTCAAACTGCTCGATACACCCACATTTCTTAATGGTAATACTGCACATGCAACATTGCTCTGTGGAAATACCTTTTGTGTTTGATTGATCTGAATATACATTGTAATGTCTGCACAGCGCTCCAGAGCTGTTTGCAGGGGAAGGGGCCAGCACCTTCCTATGAGATTGAGCTCTGCTTTGGAGAGGAGTATCCGGACCCCAATGTACCTAAAAGCAGGAAGTTGATCGTGGCACAGGTTGGTTGAAAAGGGATACTAGTAGTTCTCACTGTAacctcttgcatgtgttttgtgtgtatttttgaCATTCAGATGTTGAATTACCGCAGTGAAGCAgtgatttatttaaacaaaaataaaaaaaattgttaatCATGGGAGACAGAAATCACAAGAGGAAAGCTGAGTTATATTACAGCTACAGTTGCGTGTAAAGTGGGTTTGTTCTGTTGTCAAAGGTTTTTCTTAGCATGTATTTTTCTCAAACACTGCTAGCTCGCACTTACATCTTAGCAAGTTTGTGGTCTTTGTGGTTTTTAATGGAATGCTGACAAAAATGGGAACTCTTTTTGTCCGCCACATCCAGATCAGAGCCTCAGGATTTCAAATCCCTCTGCACAGCAGCAATATTTTCAGCCAGTAGAGGTCCTCATAAACTTACTCATTGTGTCTTATTCTGTTTCCTGTTGGCTAGGTTGTTCCTTTGTTTGCGGTGGAACTATTACAGAGGTTCAACTTGGGAGAAACTGAAGAGAAACATCAGACTCTTACTTCAAACACAGACAGAATGAAGATGTTCTAAGACGGTAAAAATCTGCCCTGAGCCTGGGGAGGCACGGGCATTGTATAAATGCAGCTTAATTCCGTCCCAATTATCATCATCATAAATTACATCAGCAGAGTATTGTGAAAGAACATGTATATACAATAAACGATATCTGCATGGTGGACCTATTAGTGGTGCTAGTACTGTGCTTTAATGTGGTTATCTATTGACCGAGAATAAATGGACACCAGTAATTAAATCTATAAAGCTTTTTCATCCTTTATTTCTAGCGAACATCATATAACAGATTcacaatttttttaaaaatatacatttttgtaGCTGTAACACTTAAAAAGAGAAATCAACAGgtaagatttatttttctttgaaaattaaaaaaaaataaaataaagtgagACAGAGTGCTGAATCAGATGATATACCCGTATCTGAGTTTAAAATACTTTCATCATTTTCCCTGCCTTCAAACATATacagtacataaaaaaaaatgagatgGGAACAAAAGCGTACAGTACACAGGGGTCAAGAGTATTCACAAAGCATCATGTTCCAACGTGTTATTAGCACCATTACTCTTCAGCCATactgcactttttactcttTCCATCATTCAGTTTTTAATGGAAAAACACCATGAGTGTCGAGGCGATGTGGCACAGACCTGTCTGTGTGGGTGGGATTGTCTGTTACGCAGTTTTCATTAGTGTTCTTCCTTTCTCAGAGATAATGTTAAGAACAGATTGGAGAGTAATGCCTTGACAAACAACGTTTTGAATTGACTCCCAGTGATGAGAATAAAAAAGGCGAAGAGTTGCTCATACATTCACCTTGCCTGCCCAGGCCGACACGAACACATCGGCTCAGAAGcaagaaattaataaaaaaggaaaaacaaaaatgcatCGCAAGATTGACAGAGATTGCATTAAATCTGTTTAGCATATTTACTGTATATAACATCTGTAATGTAATACATATATTGTAAATTTTTGTTCATATATATCTGCACTTCGTCAAtagcatttactttcataacacTGATTGAAAATACCCTGCAGCAAATACTTTCATTAAGTAGATGTGTGGGACAATCATAACAAAAACAGTGAACACAGACAAGTGCTTGATTGTCTCACTAAATGTCTTCAGTGTGTCTGTAAGGAGTCATTCAGAGATCTTTGAGCTGCTGCTCCAGGGCTGTGCTAAGTAAGGTTGAGGAagggaaaggaaaagaagagaaaggaaatgacaggaaaggaaaggaaagggaaggaaagggaaaggaaaggtGCAGCAGGGCTTAGACCAGGGCCTTGACTGATCACCTGTAAATTGTGTGTTCTATTGTTTTGTATTCCTTCCCTGCAACCCTGCCTTGAGGTCTCTCCATTGTTTGTCTTGGTGAGATGCAACAGAGACAAGGAGGGTGTGTATGTGCTTATGTGTATGTGTAGATATGCATGTGCAAGTTTCTACTGCCACTTCATTAGCTTGGAGCCATGAGGTAAATCCAAGAGGCTTTCATCAGTTCTGGCTGAGGGAAGGCTGTCCGGTGCAGACCAGCGCCTTTTGCGTGGACGCTGCTGCTCCTTAGCCAGAGGCTCCGCAGCTATGGTGCACGGAAGGGCTGGCGCCGGAGGAGGTGGCTGGTgaggaagagggggaggaggaggtgggggtGGCATCTCCTCTCTTTGCGAGCTGCTGGACTCTGCTGTAGACCTGGAGAGGAGTTGTGTGCGATGAGCTCTGGAGCTGGTACGTGTGTGTGTTCGGTGGGTTTGGGTAGGGGTGGGGGTGAGGGCCAGGCAGACATCACCCTCTGTGAGCTGGCGGCAAGGCAGGCCATACAGCTGTGTGGTTCTCTGGGGAGAGCAAGAAGACCAGCCCTGGCCCTGGACAAAGAACGGGTACTCCACCAAGACCTTCAGCAGCTCCTAAGCAAAACCACAATATTGTTAAGGGCTCAGCCAAGAGGTCTGTCACTCATTATCACAACAAACTGACTCTGATGAACACTGAATAGGTGTAGAGCATCTTAACCTGATATGGATGAAGCAGCAGCTTAAATTGTGGTTAACATTGTGATTTTTATTAAATTATTTGCTGTGCTCTGATGTAAAAAAAGATGTTAGTCAGGTATAAACAGAAGCGTATATCTCAAGAGAAAGCTGACCTGAGTGTTGCGGTCTGTGAGATGGACCTGCAGATGGCTGAAGCCCTGCGTACTGCTGGGGGAAATCAGCAGCACAGTGCAGGTGCTGAGGTGGAACTCTGGAGATGTAGCCGCACTCCTCAAGAAGTCCTCCGTCTGCAGCTCTTCCACTCGCTTCAACCGCCCGCTGGCCAACTCAATCAGGGACCCCTTGGTGAAGTGAGGTAGGAGTGCAGGGGGAGACGGGCGAAGGGTCGGGGATGAGGTGGGAAGATGGGAGGGAGATaaatctctccctctccctctgtctctgtctcgtCGCCTCTCACTGTCTCTTTCTTggtctttgtcatgtttttgttgcTTCTCTTTGTCCTTACCTCGTTCCCTGTCTCTTTGTAGGACCTTGTCTCTTTCTTGATCTCTGTCCCGATCTCCTTGTGACCGGTCAAGGCTGTTAGGCAAACCCAACGGTGAGTGTGGTGAGTTCCGCAGATTGTGTTGCCTGGGGTCTGGCTCTGTGTGCAGGTTGTATGGCGGTGATCCTGAGGAGCTGTAGAGGGGGTAGGCATGGGCCTGAGGGCTGGGGTGAGAAACTGATCCCAGAGAATAATAGATTTGAGCCTCAGATTGGGCCCCCAGATGGTCCAAAAGCCCCCCTCTACCGGTTCTTGAGTCTGGTC
This window contains:
- the LOC142389787 gene encoding uncharacterized protein LOC142389787; its protein translation is MNPSPDRGKERLPPKKRESRQGSVEPPITLDEFKPPVPLRSRFSTGRGEGGREVSDRDRVLSNTNPHLLHSPPPLPAPAPGLPVPIPWQLSYSPSVSLPIFSGQVSERRSSGSPGWRDDPLASPLPLHSRWFRGEGPLSLPPSPSSSSSSSFKAPFPASSREMWSYSNSGRRDYSPSLFSSYLFSPHCLYPQDPSLVEVRHRSLNKRSNGLDGLGSRTASASRPLLTGEYGNDSSRTRLDVSPHSTHANGGRRQQDDLTSRVHSGGTFLADSQAQEGPELHSSLQDRHLHGKTSSTLLSTSPHPLGPDSRTGRGGLLDHLGAQSEAQIYYSLGSVSHPSPQAHAYPLYSSSGSPPYNLHTEPDPRQHNLRNSPHSPLGLPNSLDRSQGDRDRDQERDKVLQRDRERGKDKEKQQKHDKDQERDSERRRDRDRGRGRDLSPSHLPTSSPTLRPSPPALLPHFTKGSLIELASGRLKRVEELQTEDFLRSAATSPEFHLSTCTVLLISPSSTQGFSHLQVHLTDRNTQELLKVLVEYPFFVQGQGWSSCSPQRTTQLYGLPCRQLTEGDVCLALTPTPTQTHRTHTRTSSRAHRTQLLSRSTAESSSSQREEMPPPPPPPPLPHQPPPPAPALPCTIAAEPLAKEQQRPRKRRWSAPDSLPSARTDESLLDLPHGSKLMKWQ
- the irf10 gene encoding interferon regulatory factor 10 isoform X1 is translated as MDEEAKLHLKEWLIAQIESGKYEGLCWEDDQKTMFRIPWKHAAKKDYNQTEDAALFKAWAVYKGKYREGRDKADPTMWKTRLRCALNKSTDFQEVPERNQLDLSEPYKVYRIHHDDEPARPAEYPQSKCQVVNPVKQSPRSPIYGSKKEVIPANEEKPLTEDLMREHPYCETTGTNQAPSPVTFLSPTLDITNFRMQVKLLYHGQVVMKVTTMSPDGCFILQGRVPLGNERIYGPCSAQQLSFPSPSSVSLPSSLAEAMNRLLCHLERGVLLWVAPDGVFIKRFCQGRVFWSGPMAQQTVQPNKLDREKTFKLLDTPTFLNALQSCLQGKGPAPSYEIELCFGEEYPDPNVPKSRKLIVAQVVPLFAVELLQRFNLGETEEKHQTLTSNTDRMKMF
- the irf10 gene encoding interferon regulatory factor 10 isoform X2; this encodes MDEEAKLHLKEWLIAQIESGKYEGLCWEDDQKTMFRIPWKHAAKKDYNQTEDAALFKAWAVYKGKYREGRDKADPTMWKTRLRCALNKSTDFQEVPERNQLDLSEPYKVYRIHHDDEPARPAEYPQSKCQVVNPVKQSPRSPIYGSKKEVIPANEEKPLTDLMREHPYCETTGTNQAPSPVTFLSPTLDITNFRMQVKLLYHGQVVMKVTTMSPDGCFILQGRVPLGNERIYGPCSAQQLSFPSPSSVSLPSSLAEAMNRLLCHLERGVLLWVAPDGVFIKRFCQGRVFWSGPMAQQTVQPNKLDREKTFKLLDTPTFLNALQSCLQGKGPAPSYEIELCFGEEYPDPNVPKSRKLIVAQVVPLFAVELLQRFNLGETEEKHQTLTSNTDRMKMF